GCGATCACGGTGGATGGGCAAAATCAGGCGATGAGCGGGATTAACCATCTTCAGCATTTCTTTGGAGATCACAATCGTTATGATCGTCTTCTGAGGACTTTTACTCCGTCCGATTTCAGAGTGTTCGTTCCAGGATATTATATTCAGTCAACAGCATTTAATCCGACAGCTTCACCGCAGGGAAGCACAGGTTATATTAATACAAGTACGGTCGTTCAAAGCATTGAAATCAGGATTAATAATGGTCAAGTGATACAAGTACCGAGGGAATCATCCGGTCGATTTGCTTTGAATCAATCCAGCCTGACTTTGCAGAATGGTGATTTTATTGAGATCACAGCCCGTAATTCAGCGGGAGATGAGCTGGAGAAGCTCCCGGTTGTGTATCCGATCAATTTCACTGGAGGCAACTTGTTCAGCCAGTCATACAGACTGGACACGCTGTTTGAGAATCAGGGCCTTTTCAATAATATCTTGAGTCACTACAGTCCGCAGTATTTGCAAATTGAGTTTGATTAAGCATACGGAGCCATTTAATTCTAGTGTAAAACAGTCCGAGAAGACCCGAACCTTTTCTGCATTGAGAAGGGTTCGGGTCTTCTTTAATTTGCAGAGGAACTGACAGTCTTGCTCAAGAAATAGGGGAATATGTATTGAAGACGATCGCCATTGTAATTAACGAAAAGACAGGTATTCTTATTCAAAACCCTCATTGATCTTCTGTTCACTGTGTTACGACACCCATTTTCTGATAAACTGATGAAAATGGGATGAGAATTTGCTGACTCAGAAGGAGACCGAAAAAAATGAAGAAACGTACAGAACTTGTAACTATGTATTATTTTCCGCCTGCGTTGATTCTGTTTTTGATTTTTTATGCATCATTTCAACCGGCATCCGAACAGGATATCCGCCCTGTGCTGAGAAGAATGACAGACAGGGATTACTTATACACTCAAGGAGGACGGATTGCGGAGTGGCTGATTCAAATCCGTGAAATGCTCGTATTGGCTTTGAGAGAGCACACTGTTCCGGTGATCATGATCATGCTGAGTCTTATCGTCTTTGGCATTTTGTTCGTGAGGAATACCTTTCAAAAGAACAGAACGACGAAAGAAAAACTGGTTCGACTGTCGCTGCTTGGTTTTCTGATATTGGTTTTACTCGGAACCAGCGTGCTCGTGCTTGCCTCGGAAGAGATTGCTTCTGTGATCAGCGGTGCCGGTTTGTCTTCTTACGCGGTTTCTTTTTTAAACTGGATTGATTTTCACTATGCAGGCAGACACGTCACGCTCGAGAATTATGGAATGGAGGGATTGCTGAATTTTCTCTTCCGTAAATCCGCGCACTTTGTTTTGTACGCTTTACTTGCTTTCTTCATGTTCAGGGCAGTTTATGCGACAGCGGGAAGGAAAGGATTGGGGTTTGTTTTGGCAATGGTCCTGGTCATCACAGCGGGAAGCCTGGATGAGTTTCAACAGTCGTTCAATCCTGACAGGTCCGGGCTTGTCGAAGATGTTATTCTCGATACAGCTGGTGGATTTTTCGGGGTTTGTCTTGCCCTACTATTATCACCCCTCATGAGAAAGCCAGATAAAGAAACAAGAAAACATCGCTGAATCAGGCAAGAGATTATTGAGGAGATCTAATCACAGAAGTTGGTCGAGAGAAGTCCACTGCTCTGATTGACGAAGCAGTCAGGCACAAAAGTAATAAGAAATATAAGCAGCCTCTTCCCTTGATTAAGAGGGGAAGAGGCTGCTTTGATTTAGCTGAACCTTGTAACAGAGTTACACCACAAGGCGGAGATTATTCAGTCTTCATCTGATCCGAAGTAATAGTAAAAGAGTACTTTGGCGGCCTGGTCGCGGAGGGCTTGACCTTCAGGAGCAAATGCCCCTGAACCGGTGCCTTCCATCAGGCCGAGTTCTTTAGCCATGGCGACGTATGGAAGGGCTGTTGCACCAATTTCGTTTTGGTCGGTGTAGTCGGTTTCGAGATCAAGGTTGAGTTCGACAAAACCCTGTGCGATAAGCGTGCGAACGATCATAATGGCCATTTCCTGTCTGTTTAATGGCTCATCCTGACCGAACGTCTGGTCAGCGCGTCCTTGAATCAGATTATTCTCGTAAGCTGCGACAATTTCGGCCTCAAGAACACCGTGGGTATCGGTGAAAGGTGATTCAGAGTCTGAAGGTGAAATGTTCATTGAGCGGACGAGAAGCGAGATGAACTCACCTCGTGTAATCTGGTTGCCCGGTCGGAACGTATCATCCGGATAGCCGCCAATAATGGATTGACGGGCAAGCTTGACGATATAGTTTTCAGCCCAGTTTTCCTTTATATCGGTAAAT
This genomic window from [Bacillus] selenitireducens MLS10 contains:
- a CDS encoding VanZ family protein, translated to MKKRTELVTMYYFPPALILFLIFYASFQPASEQDIRPVLRRMTDRDYLYTQGGRIAEWLIQIREMLVLALREHTVPVIMIMLSLIVFGILFVRNTFQKNRTTKEKLVRLSLLGFLILVLLGTSVLVLASEEIASVISGAGLSSYAVSFLNWIDFHYAGRHVTLENYGMEGLLNFLFRKSAHFVLYALLAFFMFRAVYATAGRKGLGFVLAMVLVITAGSLDEFQQSFNPDRSGLVEDVILDTAGGFFGVCLALLLSPLMRKPDKETRKHR